A genome region from Microplitis demolitor isolate Queensland-Clemson2020A chromosome 1, iyMicDemo2.1a, whole genome shotgun sequence includes the following:
- the LOC103575048 gene encoding hemicentin-1: MKENRQRWLQAIWPLIAVLCHQSGCAAKSGNGGSVIEHHPSSYWEQPFSQPYFDNTTKRETTTTVGQSAYLYCRVRNLGDRAVSWIRKRDLHILTVGILTYTNDQRFQAMHSDGSDEWTLKITSPQVRDSGTYECQVSTEPKISQAYKLNVVVSKAKIAGNSELYIKSGSDINLTCIVLQTPEPPSFIYWYRGEHVINYSQRGGISVVTEKQTRTSRLLISRALPTDSGNYTCAPSTAESASVLVHVLNGEHPAAMQHGNSSNSGAATCTLALLLLFLYAGSFVR, translated from the exons GTTGCGCAGCTAAAAGTGGTAATGGCGGTTCAGTGATAGAGCACCATCCATCTTCCTACTGGGAGCAACCTTTCAGTCAACCCTACTTTGACAACACGACCAAAAGagaaacaacaacaacagtcGGGCAATCTGCTTACTTATATTGCAGGGTTCGCAATCTTGGTGATCGTGCT GTCTCGTGGATCCGTAAACGAGATCTTCATATTCTGACAGTCGGAATTTTGACGTACACTAATGACCAAAGGTTTCAAGCGATGCACAGCGATGGAAGTGATGAATGGACACTTAAGATAACATCACCGCAAGTCCGTGACAGTGGGACATACGAATGCCAAGTTTCAACAGAACCGAAAATAAGTCAagcttataaattaaatgtcgtCG TGTCAAAAGCAAAAATTGCTGGAAATTCCGAGCTATACATCAAAAGTGGAAGTGATATAAATCTTACTTGCATCGTACTACAGACACCCGAACCACCATCTTTTATCTActg GTACAGAGGTGAGCATGTGATAAACTACAGTCAACGAGGAGGAATCAGTGTCGTGACAGAGAAACAAACCAGGACATCGCGTCTGTTGATTTCTCGGGCACTCCCAACAGATTCTGGCAATTACACCTGCGCTCCTTCTACAGCAGAGTCAGCCAGTGTCCTAGTACACGTACTTAATG GAGAACATCCAGCGGCAATGCAACATGGGAATTCCAGTAATAGTGGGGCAGCAACTTGTACACTAGCACTACTACTGCTTTTTCTTTATGCTGGCTCTTTTGTAAGATGA